In Verrucomicrobiota bacterium, the genomic window ATCCGAGAGCTTGAAGGTCGCCGGGCCGCGCAGGATGACGCGCCACCGCCGCCACGGGTTCGGCTTCCGGGGTTTCTGTGGCGATGCGTATGCTGGGGAAGTGTTCATGTGCGTTCAGGAGAAAGAATCAGTTCAGTTCTGCGGAGTGGTGCTGTCCGGTGCCGCGCCCGGTTTCGACGGGGCTTCACGCTGCGCGCATCGCAACGAGCGCTGCAGGCTGAAGCGGCGTGCTTGCGATGCGGGCTGGTTCCAATGAACACGCGCCACCGGCGATGGTGAAACATGCGGACCGGGATTCTGAACCCGGCGATTCCATTCGAGCCGTCATTCGAGTCGTGCATACAGACGCATCCTAAGCGAACCCCTCCGACAACCACAGTCCATGGCGCGGGAATTCGCCCGCGGGCGATCGATCCACCCGGCGCGTCATCCCGCTACCACCACGTGGCCAACGCGCGGCTTGATGCCTGGAAGGCCCGTGCGCACTCTGCCGCGGTGAAGGACGCCTACCACCAAACCGTGTTCCTTGTGCTGGACGATGGGAAGTCGTGGCCGCGCGAGTTTGCCGTCCTCACGGCGTGCAACCCGGACGGCACGCTCATCGGGGACGACGAAAACGCGCGACGGACGGAAGCGCTACGACGCCAACTCGAAGCGCGCGGCTTGGTGCTCGGCCGCGTGGACGGTTGTTCGCCCGACCTCGTGCATCGCGAACCTGGGTTCGCGGCCCGGCTCACCGTCGAGGACGCGGTCGTGCTTGGACGGTGGTTCCAGCAGGAAGCGGTTTTCTTTGTGCGCGGCGACGAGGTATTGCTGGTGCCGTGCGATGGTGCCGTGCCCGTTTCGCTCGGATCTTGGCAGAAACGCGCCATCACGACCCGGGGCATTGCGCGCTGACGTGGACAAGCCGGTCGGGGGGCTCGAAGCGGCGCATTGGCGGTCGTGGGTTTCCGGCGATGCGCCTGCATTGGCTGACTTGCGTTCGCCGCGCACCCAGTCCGCGGCCTTCTGCGCCTTGGACGCGGCCGCGAGGAGGAAGCGCCTGTCCGACTTCAGCGCCTTGAGCCAATGCTGCAGGTAGGCTGCCGAGTTCTTCGCGGTCTTGGACACCATCCCCGTTTCCGCGCACAGGAACGTCGCGCCGAGTTCCGCCACCAGTTCTTCCCGCGCAGACGAGGCGGCAGAGCGCGTCGGCGGCATCGAGACTCGGATGCTCAGAACGCGTTATTCGAAATCGCCCCATCCGGGATCCAGGACCATGCTGTCGACTTCTGTCGCCCCGGTCCCATCGCCGGTTGGCCGCTTCCCCAAAATCCAATCGCTGGCCTTCTGCGCGTTGCCGGCGGCCCAGAAGAGGAACCGCTTGTCGTGACGCAGCGCCTTGAGCCAGCTCTGCACGTAGGCGGCGGAGTTCTTGGCCGTGCGCGACTGGAAGCCCGCCTTCGCGCACAGGAACGACGCGCCCAGTTCCGCGACGAGTTCCTCCCGCGCATAGGCCTCGACACAGTCCCGCCGCCACTTGCCTTTGAGCAGCCGTTGGGTCCGCTTCTCGTGTCCTGTCGAGTGCACGAGTTCATGGAACAGCGTCGCATAAAACTCCTCCACTGAAATGAAATCATGCCGGCTCGGCATCCCGACAATGTCCGCGTGCGGCCGGTAGTAAGCGCGGGTGTCGTTCTCGCGCATGACGGGCGGGTCGATGTAACCCCGGACAATCTGCTCCGCCTCCTCGATGGGATGAAAGTCAACGCTCGGCCCAGGTGGCCTGTGTTTTTCGAGTCCCTCGGTCTGGTCGAAGTTGAACACGTCGTGGATACGCACCATGAGATGCGGGACATGGATGTGGCGTCCCGAACCGTCCCGGGTGAGATAGGTGCACCGCCGGACGCAGAAGACAAAGCTGGACTTGTCGAGTTGGTCGGCGCGGATTGCCCCGCCGAGCTTGGCCGCCTGCTTGGCCGTGATCCACCAGCTTGTCTTGTAGCCGCAGCACTTACGTTGAGACTCAAGCACGAAGGAGTTGAGGCATTGATACTCCCGCTTGGAATACAGGTTGGCTGGCAACTGGCAGAACCACGGCCTCTGCCACGGCATCTCGCCTTGTTCCATCGCGGCGATCAGTTCCGCGACCAGCTTGTCGTAGAGGGCGTCGGCCTTGGACTTTGGCTTCGGCTCGGCGGCGACATTCTCGCGAAGGGCGGTTTCATGCGCAGACTCCTCGGCTGCGCCAGGGTGCGCGACCTCTTCCACCCAACTTCCCGGCTCGGCCATCAGATAGGTCGCTGGGTCGCTCATGACTTCCTCGCGCGCTTG contains:
- a CDS encoding DUF1738 domain-containing protein → MSDPATYLMAEPGSWVEEVAHPGAAEESAHETALRENVAAEPKPKSKADALYDKLVAELIAAMEQGEMPWQRPWFCQLPANLYSKREYQCLNSFVLESQRKCCGYKTSWWITAKQAAKLGGAIRADQLDKSSFVFCVRRCTYLTRDGSGRHIHVPHLMVRIHDVFNFDQTEGLEKHRPPGPSVDFHPIEEAEQIVRGYIDPPVMRENDTRAYYRPHADIVGMPSRHDFISVEEFYATLFHELVHSTGHEKRTQRLLKGKWRRDCVEAYAREELVAELGASFLCAKAGFQSRTAKNSAAYVQSWLKALRHDKRFLFWAAGNAQKASDWILGKRPTGDGTGATEVDSMVLDPGWGDFE
- a CDS encoding DUF3293 domain-containing protein, with the translated sequence MRTGILNPAIPFEPSFESCIQTHPKRTPPTTTVHGAGIRPRAIDPPGASSRYHHVANARLDAWKARAHSAAVKDAYHQTVFLVLDDGKSWPREFAVLTACNPDGTLIGDDENARRTEALRRQLEARGLVLGRVDGCSPDLVHREPGFAARLTVEDAVVLGRWFQQEAVFFVRGDEVLLVPCDGAVPVSLGSWQKRAITTRGIAR